Proteins from one Nitrobacteraceae bacterium AZCC 2146 genomic window:
- a CDS encoding N-carbamoyl-L-amino-acid hydrolase (product_source=KO:K06016; cath_funfam=3.40.630.10; cog=COG0624; ko=KO:K06016; pfam=PF01546; superfamily=53187; tigrfam=TIGR01879), with the protein MTMPTDTAKPPIDQQRLWDDLMALAVITDPGKPWTRRSFSPRFLEGRAWLRQQFLGAGMSVRLDAGANLIARLEGSVAGAPPIMLGSHSDTVPSGGRFDGTAGILTALEAVRALQASGYQFRHPIEIVDFLAEEPSEYGLSCVGSRAMVGELDAKMLTYTNAQGETLSDAIVRVGGDPAAIASMPRPVIAGYLELHIEQGVVLESNKLDLGLVTGIAGITRVEIVLKGAADHAGSTLMQYRRDASLAAAELVLLVAQQAHAFAARKEGHFVATTGVLEISPNAANVVPGGARMILDIRAEKPALVDEFVALFDRESAAIAERAKVDRERFAILSQNPPAPCDAHLRDLLGRSAEKLGYSTTTLASGAGHDAAFISHIGPSAMLFIPCRAGKSHTPEEWSEPEQLAVGAATLYEAIRLLDGQNI; encoded by the coding sequence TTGACCATGCCGACAGACACCGCAAAACCGCCCATCGACCAGCAGCGCCTGTGGGATGACCTGATGGCGCTCGCCGTCATCACCGATCCCGGCAAGCCGTGGACGCGACGCTCTTTCTCGCCGCGCTTTCTCGAAGGCCGCGCCTGGCTGCGCCAGCAGTTTCTCGGCGCCGGCATGAGCGTGCGGCTCGACGCTGGCGCCAACCTGATCGCACGGCTTGAAGGCAGCGTCGCCGGCGCACCGCCGATCATGCTGGGCTCGCATTCCGACACCGTGCCGTCCGGCGGTCGCTTCGATGGCACCGCCGGAATTTTGACCGCGCTGGAAGCGGTGCGTGCGCTGCAGGCCTCCGGCTATCAATTCCGGCATCCGATCGAGATCGTCGACTTCCTGGCCGAAGAACCGAGCGAATACGGCCTGTCCTGCGTCGGCAGCCGCGCCATGGTCGGTGAATTGGATGCCAAGATGCTGACCTACACCAACGCGCAGGGGGAGACGCTGTCTGACGCTATCGTTCGCGTCGGCGGCGATCCCGCGGCTATCGCCAGCATGCCGCGGCCGGTCATCGCCGGTTATCTGGAACTGCACATCGAGCAGGGCGTCGTGCTGGAAAGCAACAAGCTCGACCTTGGCCTGGTGACCGGGATCGCCGGTATTACCCGCGTTGAGATTGTGTTGAAGGGCGCCGCCGATCACGCCGGCAGCACGCTGATGCAATATCGCCGCGACGCCAGCCTCGCCGCCGCCGAACTGGTGCTGCTGGTGGCGCAGCAGGCGCACGCCTTCGCCGCGCGCAAGGAAGGCCATTTCGTTGCCACCACCGGCGTGCTGGAGATCAGTCCGAATGCCGCCAACGTCGTGCCCGGCGGAGCGCGGATGATTCTGGACATCCGGGCCGAGAAGCCGGCACTGGTCGATGAGTTCGTGGCGCTGTTCGACCGCGAGAGCGCGGCGATTGCGGAACGCGCCAAAGTCGATCGCGAGCGCTTTGCCATTCTGTCGCAAAATCCCCCGGCGCCGTGCGATGCGCATCTGCGCGATTTGCTCGGCCGCAGCGCCGAAAAGCTTGGCTACTCCACCACGACGCTGGCCTCCGGTGCCGGCCACGACGCCGCCTTCATCTCGCATATCGGACCGAGCGCGATGCTGTTCATTCCCTGCCGCGCCGGCAAGAGCCACACGCCGGAAGAATGGTCCGAACCCGAACAACTAGCGGTCGGCGCGGCCACGCTATACGAGGCGATCCGGCTGCTCGATGGTCAGAATATTTGA
- a CDS encoding NADP-dependent 3-hydroxy acid dehydrogenase YdfG (product_source=COG4221; cath_funfam=3.40.50.720; cog=COG4221; pfam=PF00106; superfamily=51735) has protein sequence MTGKSKKIAWVTGGGTGIGKAGAEALLADGWTVILSGRRAEVLKGVADELGSRGQPVEAMALDVSNADDVGKVANAILAKHGRIDLLVNSAGVNVPKRNWEDVTQQGWDQIVDINLNGVMYCMRAVLPAMRAQKDGCIINVASWAGRIVSKMTGPAYTATKHAVLALTHSFNMDECVNGLRACCLSPGEVATPIMKNRPVPPSEEVMARMLQPDDLGRTIAFIASMPPHVCVNEVLISPTWNRSFMAM, from the coding sequence ATGACTGGCAAGAGCAAAAAAATCGCATGGGTGACCGGCGGCGGCACCGGCATCGGCAAGGCCGGCGCAGAAGCGCTGCTGGCGGACGGCTGGACGGTGATCCTCTCCGGACGCCGCGCCGAGGTGCTGAAGGGCGTCGCCGACGAACTCGGCTCCAGGGGTCAGCCGGTCGAGGCGATGGCGCTCGATGTCAGCAATGCCGATGATGTCGGCAAGGTCGCCAACGCGATTTTGGCCAAACATGGTCGCATTGATCTCCTCGTCAACAGCGCCGGCGTCAACGTGCCGAAGCGCAACTGGGAAGACGTTACCCAGCAAGGCTGGGACCAGATCGTGGATATCAATCTCAACGGCGTGATGTATTGCATGCGCGCGGTGCTGCCAGCGATGCGCGCTCAAAAGGACGGCTGCATCATCAATGTCGCCTCCTGGGCGGGCCGCATCGTCTCAAAGATGACCGGGCCGGCCTATACCGCGACCAAGCACGCGGTGCTGGCGCTGACGCACTCCTTCAACATGGACGAATGCGTCAACGGCCTGCGCGCGTGCTGCCTGTCGCCGGGCGAGGTCGCGACGCCGATCATGAAGAACCGGCCAGTGCCGCCGAGCGAGGAAGTGATGGCGCGGATGCTGCAGCCGGACGATCTCGGCCGCACCATCGCCTTCATCGCCAGCATGCCGCCGCATGTCTGCGTCAACGAGGTGTTGATCAGCCCGACGTGGAATCGCTCGTTTATGGCAATGTGA
- a CDS encoding DHA2 family multidrug resistance protein (product_source=KO:K03446; cath_funfam=1.20.1250.20; cog=COG0477; ko=KO:K03446; pfam=PF07690; superfamily=103473; transmembrane_helix_parts=Inside_1_21,TMhelix_22_44,Outside_45_58,TMhelix_59_81,Inside_82_85,TMhelix_86_108,Outside_109_117,TMhelix_118_137,Inside_138_143,TMhelix_144_166,Outside_167_175,TMhelix_176_198,Inside_199_210,TMhelix_211_228,Outside_229_237,TMhelix_238_260,Inside_261_279,TMhelix_280_302,Outside_303_316,TMhelix_317_339,Inside_340_345,TMhelix_346_365,Outside_366_374,TMhelix_375_397,Inside_398_495,TMhelix_496_518,Outside_519_529) → MAENKVIESGPVSTGGISHRPIFAVGAVLLGAFLANFDTRLFSIGLPDIRGAMSLSFDEGAWLSTAATASQIFIAPAVAWMATAFGLRRVLGIPALVYAVISLIIPLVRDYNLLMVLNILHGLFLGTFVPATLLIIFRNLPMKWWLPAIAIYSIRVGFTLNSGISLVGFYVDHIGWQWLFWQDVIIAPLLALFVYLGTPHEPVNKDLVEKADWGGMLLLGTGMAMVYAGLDQGNRLDWLGSGTVVALLSGGALLVVGFFINESLVQRPWAHAEVLLSRNIGLALVVILLYTLTGLSNSSLAPNFLIAIAQLRPEQSGSLFLTYAILPMLVLVPLSIYLVRHYDVKLTLIIGLSAFAAAALLGTQLTHDWSLCDFIPMVLLQSLGQSFTLLPIVIIALSNSDPTRATAFAAYIQVMRLGGAEIGIALMGTWLRIREQIHSNLLGQHVASGDADVTGILAQLSGRFASHGTGLAQARGVGTLASLVQREANTLAYIDGFWLTVWLAIAALACVSLIGNAPQGPFTPKPRGK, encoded by the coding sequence ATGGCGGAAAATAAGGTCATCGAAAGCGGCCCGGTCTCGACCGGCGGAATCTCGCACCGGCCGATCTTCGCGGTCGGCGCGGTTTTGCTCGGGGCGTTCCTCGCCAATTTCGACACGCGGCTGTTCTCGATCGGCCTGCCCGATATTCGTGGCGCGATGTCGCTGAGCTTTGACGAGGGCGCCTGGCTCAGCACTGCCGCGACCGCATCGCAAATCTTCATCGCACCGGCGGTGGCCTGGATGGCGACGGCGTTCGGGCTACGCCGGGTGCTCGGCATTCCGGCCCTCGTTTACGCGGTGATCTCGCTGATCATCCCCTTGGTTCGCGACTACAATCTCCTGATGGTGCTCAACATCCTCCATGGGTTGTTCCTGGGCACCTTCGTTCCGGCGACGCTGCTGATCATCTTTCGCAATCTGCCGATGAAATGGTGGCTGCCGGCGATCGCGATCTATTCGATCCGCGTCGGCTTCACGCTGAATTCCGGCATCTCGCTGGTTGGTTTCTATGTGGACCACATCGGCTGGCAATGGCTGTTCTGGCAGGATGTGATCATTGCGCCGTTGCTGGCGCTGTTCGTCTATCTCGGTACGCCACATGAGCCGGTGAACAAGGACTTGGTCGAAAAGGCCGACTGGGGCGGCATGCTGCTGCTCGGGACGGGGATGGCGATGGTCTATGCCGGGCTGGACCAGGGCAACCGGCTCGACTGGCTGGGCTCCGGCACCGTGGTCGCGCTGCTGTCGGGCGGCGCGCTGCTAGTGGTCGGCTTCTTCATCAATGAGTCTCTCGTGCAGCGGCCATGGGCGCATGCCGAGGTGCTGCTGTCGCGCAATATCGGTCTCGCGCTGGTGGTGATCCTTTTGTACACGCTGACCGGCCTGTCGAATTCGTCGCTGGCGCCGAATTTTCTCATCGCCATCGCACAATTGCGCCCGGAGCAATCCGGTTCGCTGTTTCTCACTTACGCCATCTTGCCGATGCTCGTGCTGGTGCCGCTGTCGATCTACCTGGTCCGCCATTACGACGTGAAACTGACGCTGATCATTGGTCTGTCGGCTTTTGCCGCCGCTGCCCTGCTCGGCACGCAACTGACACACGACTGGTCGCTCTGCGATTTCATCCCGATGGTGCTGCTGCAGTCGCTCGGGCAGTCCTTCACGTTGCTGCCGATCGTGATCATCGCGCTGTCGAATTCCGATCCGACCCGCGCTACCGCCTTCGCCGCCTATATCCAGGTGATGCGGCTCGGCGGCGCCGAGATCGGCATCGCGCTGATGGGCACCTGGCTGCGAATTCGCGAGCAGATCCATTCCAATCTGCTCGGCCAGCACGTCGCCAGTGGCGATGCCGATGTCACCGGCATTCTCGCGCAACTGAGCGGCCGTTTCGCCAGTCATGGCACCGGCCTGGCCCAAGCGCGCGGCGTCGGCACGCTGGCCAGCCTGGTGCAACGCGAGGCCAACACGCTGGCCTATATCGATGGGTTCTGGCTGACGGTATGGTTAGCCATCGCGGCACTGGCCTGTGTATCGCTGATCGGCAATGCGCCGCAGGGACCGTTCACACCGAAACCGCGCGGGAAGTAA
- a CDS encoding membrane fusion protein (multidrug efflux system) (product_source=KO:K03543; cath_funfam=2.40.50.100; cog=COG1566; ko=KO:K03543; pfam=PF16576; superfamily=111369; transmembrane_helix_parts=Inside_1_20,TMhelix_21_43,Outside_44_370), producing the protein MSQVDPTQAPALTPAQQAWRRLAIPLLAVFAVAVFIILATMRWDVWVGNRAVQTTNDAYIRAQTTRLSSRVAGAVKAVAVNDFQHVKAGDLLIQIDPADYEAQVAQAEAGVAGAQAALDNLANQVELQYATIAQAEAQRVSAQALEVEAQQEQERQQSLTKTEAGTRQKFEQAIAAYAKAQADVKASGAIIAAQRHQLEVLAGTRKQRAADLLGAKAALDAAKLRLGYTRIIAPFDGVVSERQVQPGDYVNVGSSLISVVPLPNVYVIANYKETQLTRVKPGQPVEIVVDTFSNETLRGRVERISPASGSQFALLPPDNATGNFTKVVQRVPVRIVLDKGQPLLERLLPGMSVTASINTDEPAAGGNGGK; encoded by the coding sequence ATGTCTCAGGTTGATCCGACCCAGGCGCCCGCGCTGACGCCAGCGCAACAGGCATGGCGCCGCCTCGCAATCCCGCTGCTTGCCGTGTTCGCCGTGGCGGTTTTCATCATCCTGGCCACCATGCGCTGGGATGTCTGGGTCGGCAACCGCGCGGTGCAGACCACCAATGACGCCTATATCCGCGCGCAGACGACCCGGCTGAGCAGCCGGGTCGCCGGCGCCGTGAAGGCCGTCGCCGTCAATGATTTCCAGCACGTCAAGGCGGGCGATCTCCTGATCCAGATCGATCCCGCGGATTACGAGGCACAGGTCGCACAGGCGGAAGCCGGCGTTGCCGGCGCGCAGGCCGCGCTCGACAACCTCGCCAATCAGGTCGAGCTGCAATACGCCACTATCGCGCAGGCGGAGGCGCAGCGGGTGTCTGCGCAGGCGCTGGAAGTCGAGGCGCAGCAGGAGCAGGAGCGCCAGCAATCGCTGACCAAAACCGAAGCCGGGACGCGGCAGAAATTCGAACAGGCCATCGCCGCCTATGCCAAGGCGCAGGCCGATGTGAAAGCCAGCGGCGCCATCATCGCCGCGCAGCGTCACCAGCTGGAAGTGCTGGCCGGAACGCGAAAACAGCGCGCCGCGGATTTGCTTGGCGCCAAGGCTGCGCTCGATGCCGCGAAACTGCGGCTCGGTTACACCAGAATCATCGCGCCGTTCGATGGCGTGGTCAGCGAACGGCAGGTGCAGCCCGGCGATTATGTCAACGTTGGCAGCAGTCTGATCAGCGTGGTGCCGCTGCCGAACGTCTATGTGATCGCCAACTACAAGGAAACCCAGCTGACGCGGGTAAAACCCGGCCAGCCAGTCGAGATCGTCGTCGATACGTTTTCCAACGAGACGCTGCGAGGCCGTGTCGAGCGCATCTCGCCGGCCAGCGGATCGCAATTCGCGCTGCTGCCGCCGGACAACGCCACCGGCAATTTCACCAAGGTGGTGCAGCGCGTGCCAGTGCGGATCGTACTCGACAAGGGCCAGCCATTGCTCGAGCGCCTGTTGCCGGGCATGTCGGTGACCGCAAGCATCAATACCGACGAGCCGGCGGCCGGCGGCAATGGCGGAAAATAA
- a CDS encoding isoquinoline 1-oxidoreductase beta subunit (product_source=KO:K07303; cath_funfam=3.30.365.10; cog=COG1529; ko=KO:K07303; pfam=PF02738; superfamily=56003; transmembrane_helix_parts=Inside_1_23,TMhelix_24_46,Outside_47_731), which produces MFDKLIDRETITDALAVRLSRRTLLTAGAAAGGGLLLSISMPSWIAGAEAADAVSFAPNAFVRIGRDGQVTLVMNQVEMGQGTYTSMPMLIAEELEVELSKVKLEHAPPDDKLYGNPLIGFQVTGGSTSVRGFWKPLRVAGATARTMLIAAAAATWKVDAASCHAAKGEVIHAASGRKLAYGKLVDQAAKLAVPANVALKDRKDFTLIGTSAKRTDSPGKVNGSAEYGIDTKVPGMKIATVAACPVIGGKLGSVDDSKAKAVKGVIKIVKLDNAVAVIADHMGAAKKGLEALVVTWDEGANAKFSSADMVQQMKDASTRDGVVAVKQGDTAKAIAAATTKLDVVYQMPFLAHATMEPMNCTVHVSKDGCEVWVGTQVVSRAQATAAAVTGLPLDKVKVHNHLLGGGFGRRLDVDGVTQAVQIAKQVDFPVKVIWTREEDIQHDIYRPYYYDTLSAGLDDKGKPVAFGHRVVGSSILARWAPPFFKDGLDSDAVEAGSGPYNFDNLLVDYVRHEPPAGLTTGWWRGVGTTHNAFMVEGFIDELAATAKQDPVAYRRALLDKSPRAKAVLDLVADKANWFRPLPAGKGRGVSVVFGFGSYIAQVAEVSVGKDGQVKVERVVCAVDCGQMINPDTIKAQMEGGILFGLTAALYGEITLKDGRVEQGNFDSYQAMRINEVPTIEVHLIDSHEEPGGIGEPGTATIAPAVVNAIFNLTGKRLRKLPIDTSQLKSAS; this is translated from the coding sequence ATGTTCGATAAATTGATTGATCGCGAAACTATCACCGATGCATTGGCGGTGCGTCTGTCGCGTCGGACCCTGCTCACCGCCGGCGCTGCCGCAGGCGGCGGGTTGTTGCTGAGCATCAGCATGCCCAGCTGGATCGCCGGTGCCGAAGCTGCCGACGCGGTGAGCTTTGCACCGAACGCCTTCGTCCGCATCGGCCGCGACGGCCAGGTCACCCTGGTCATGAATCAGGTTGAGATGGGGCAGGGCACCTACACCTCGATGCCGATGTTGATCGCGGAGGAGCTCGAAGTCGAGTTGTCGAAGGTGAAGCTCGAACACGCGCCGCCGGATGACAAGCTCTACGGCAATCCGCTGATCGGCTTTCAGGTCACCGGTGGCTCCACCTCGGTGCGCGGCTTCTGGAAGCCGCTGCGAGTCGCGGGCGCCACGGCAAGGACCATGCTGATTGCAGCAGCGGCGGCGACCTGGAAGGTCGATGCCGCATCATGTCATGCCGCTAAGGGCGAGGTGATTCACGCCGCCTCCGGCCGCAAGCTGGCCTATGGCAAACTGGTCGATCAGGCCGCGAAGCTCGCTGTCCCCGCCAATGTCGCGCTCAAGGACCGCAAGGATTTCACCCTGATCGGCACTTCGGCGAAGCGCACTGACAGCCCCGGCAAGGTCAACGGATCGGCCGAATATGGGATCGACACCAAGGTGCCGGGCATGAAGATCGCAACGGTTGCGGCATGTCCGGTGATCGGCGGCAAGCTCGGCAGCGTCGATGACAGCAAGGCCAAGGCGGTCAAGGGCGTGATCAAAATCGTCAAACTCGACAACGCCGTCGCCGTGATCGCCGACCACATGGGCGCGGCGAAGAAGGGCCTCGAAGCGCTGGTCGTCACATGGGATGAGGGGGCCAACGCCAAATTCTCCAGCGCCGACATGGTGCAGCAGATGAAGGATGCCTCGACCAGGGATGGCGTCGTTGCCGTCAAGCAGGGCGATACCGCAAAGGCAATCGCGGCTGCGACAACGAAACTGGACGTAGTCTATCAGATGCCGTTCCTGGCCCATGCGACGATGGAGCCGATGAATTGCACCGTGCATGTCAGCAAGGATGGCTGCGAGGTCTGGGTCGGCACGCAGGTGGTGTCGCGCGCGCAAGCCACAGCGGCGGCGGTCACCGGCCTGCCGCTCGACAAGGTCAAGGTGCACAACCATTTGCTCGGTGGCGGCTTCGGCCGTCGGCTTGACGTCGATGGTGTCACCCAGGCCGTGCAGATCGCCAAACAGGTTGATTTTCCTGTCAAGGTGATCTGGACCCGCGAGGAAGACATCCAGCATGACATTTACCGTCCTTATTATTACGACACGCTGAGCGCTGGTCTCGATGATAAGGGTAAGCCCGTCGCATTCGGCCACCGCGTCGTCGGCTCTTCGATCCTCGCACGCTGGGCACCGCCGTTTTTCAAGGACGGCCTCGATTCAGATGCCGTTGAAGCCGGTTCCGGTCCCTACAATTTCGACAACCTGCTTGTCGACTACGTCCGTCATGAGCCGCCGGCGGGCTTGACCACCGGCTGGTGGCGCGGCGTCGGCACCACGCATAATGCTTTCATGGTCGAAGGTTTTATCGATGAACTGGCGGCCACGGCGAAGCAGGATCCGGTCGCCTATCGCCGTGCGCTCCTGGATAAATCCCCGCGGGCCAAAGCGGTGCTCGATCTCGTCGCCGACAAGGCCAATTGGTTCAGGCCGTTACCAGCGGGCAAAGGCCGCGGCGTTTCGGTGGTGTTCGGTTTCGGCAGCTATATTGCGCAGGTCGCCGAAGTTTCTGTGGGCAAGGATGGCCAGGTCAAGGTCGAGCGCGTGGTCTGCGCCGTCGATTGCGGCCAGATGATCAACCCCGACACGATCAAGGCGCAGATGGAAGGCGGCATCCTGTTCGGACTGACCGCCGCGCTCTATGGCGAGATCACGCTGAAGGATGGCCGCGTCGAGCAGGGCAACTTCGATAGTTATCAGGCGATGCGCATCAACGAGGTGCCGACCATTGAGGTTCACCTGATCGACAGCCACGAAGAACCTGGTGGCATCGGCGAGCCTGGCACCGCGACGATCGCGCCGGCCGTGGTTAATGCGATCTTCAACCTGACCGGCAAGCGCCTGCGCAAGTTGCCGATCGATACGTCGCAGTTGAAGTCCGCTTCGTAG
- a CDS encoding isoquinoline 1-oxidoreductase alpha subunit (product_source=KO:K07302; cath_funfam=3.30.365.10; cog=COG2080; ko=KO:K07302; pfam=PF00111,PF01799; superfamily=47741,54292), whose protein sequence is MPYKINVNGVSRTVDVDSDTPLLWVLRDVLGMTGTKFGCGAALCGACTVHQDGSAIRSCITPIDSVGDTKITTIEAIGKTPAGAKIQKAWLDLEVVQCGYCQSGQIMSATALLASNPSPKDSDIDEAMSGNICRCGTYVRIREAIKHAAATPATNGQKG, encoded by the coding sequence ATGCCCTACAAGATCAACGTCAACGGCGTCAGCCGCACCGTCGATGTCGACAGCGACACGCCCTTGCTCTGGGTGCTGCGCGACGTGCTCGGCATGACAGGTACCAAATTTGGCTGCGGCGCGGCACTGTGCGGCGCCTGCACGGTGCATCAGGATGGCAGCGCGATCCGCTCCTGCATCACCCCGATCGACAGCGTCGGCGACACCAAAATCACCACCATCGAGGCGATCGGCAAGACGCCGGCCGGCGCCAAGATCCAGAAGGCCTGGCTCGATCTCGAAGTCGTGCAATGCGGTTATTGCCAGTCCGGCCAGATCATGTCGGCGACGGCGCTGCTGGCCAGCAATCCGAGCCCCAAGGACAGCGACATCGACGAGGCCATGTCGGGCAACATCTGCCGCTGCGGCACCTATGTCCGGATTCGCGAAGCCATCAAGCACGCCGCCGCCACGCCTGCGACCAACGGACAGAAGGGCTGA
- a CDS encoding hypothetical protein (product_source=Hypo-rule applied), producing MLDALRGCKDHLQLAGKSDAEGAGLNGMMVRILLGGT from the coding sequence ATGCTCGATGCTTTGCGCGGCTGCAAAGATCATCTGCAACTCGCCGGCAAGTCAGATGCCGAAGGTGCAGGGTTGAATGGTATGATGGTTAGAATTCTTCTTGGCGGAACATAG
- a CDS encoding D-serine deaminase-like pyridoxal phosphate-dependent protein (product_source=COG3616; cath_funfam=3.20.20.10; cog=COG3616; pfam=PF01168,PF14031; smart=SM01119; superfamily=51419) produces the protein MLDPDLPAFQDIQTPALVLDSGALARNISGMAAFAKAHGIGLRPHAKTHKSPRIAQLQLDAGALGISCATVAEIEAFAQAGISGLLLTSPVADRPKLERLAKVARDADISIVVDHADQIELLRQLIGEDSRRLQVLVDIDVGQRRTGVCDVASTLALAQLIGTTPGMRFGGIQGFAGHVQHLIDADERKAAAGVVRGILDDHLCMLADAKIDAAIVTGSGTGASSFDASDPYTELQVGSYVFMDADYSRLQHEGGGALPYEPSLFILATVTSVNRAGEFTIDAGVKAMAFNGPVPDLIIGAPDGSTYRFGGDEHGMITMLPGSVAPKLGSRVLVLTTHCDPTVNLHADFHVVGHNNGVETWPVLARYGS, from the coding sequence GTGCTCGATCCCGACCTTCCAGCATTCCAGGACATCCAGACACCCGCACTGGTGCTGGATTCCGGAGCGCTGGCGCGCAATATTTCCGGCATGGCGGCATTCGCCAAAGCCCATGGCATTGGCCTGCGGCCGCATGCCAAGACCCACAAATCGCCACGCATCGCGCAATTACAGCTCGATGCCGGCGCTCTCGGCATCTCCTGCGCCACTGTCGCTGAGATCGAGGCCTTTGCGCAGGCCGGCATTTCCGGCTTGCTGCTGACCTCTCCGGTGGCGGATCGTCCCAAGCTGGAGCGTCTCGCCAAAGTCGCACGCGACGCCGACATCAGCATTGTGGTCGATCATGCCGACCAGATCGAGTTGCTGCGCCAATTGATCGGCGAGGACAGTCGTCGGTTGCAGGTGTTGGTTGATATCGATGTTGGTCAGCGCCGCACCGGCGTCTGCGATGTCGCTTCGACATTGGCGCTGGCGCAATTGATCGGGACCACGCCGGGCATGCGTTTCGGCGGCATTCAGGGCTTTGCCGGTCATGTCCAGCATCTCATCGATGCCGATGAGCGCAAGGCTGCCGCGGGCGTGGTCCGCGGCATTTTAGATGATCATCTGTGTATGCTGGCTGATGCAAAAATCGATGCCGCCATCGTCACCGGCAGCGGCACCGGCGCCTCCAGCTTCGATGCGTCCGACCCCTATACCGAATTGCAGGTCGGCTCCTATGTGTTCATGGATGCCGATTACAGCCGGCTGCAACACGAAGGCGGCGGCGCCTTGCCCTATGAACCCAGCCTGTTCATCCTCGCCACGGTCACCTCCGTCAACCGCGCCGGCGAGTTCACCATCGACGCCGGCGTCAAGGCGATGGCTTTCAACGGGCCCGTGCCGGATCTCATCATCGGCGCGCCCGATGGCTCGACCTATCGTTTCGGCGGCGACGAGCACGGCATGATCACGATGCTGCCGGGTAGCGTCGCGCCAAAACTAGGCAGCCGCGTGCTGGTGCTGACCACGCATTGCGATCCGACCGTGAACCTGCACGCGGACTTTCATGTCGTTGGTCACAACAATGGCGTCGAGACCTGGCCGGTGCTGGCGCGCTATGGGTCCTGA